ATGCGGAGGTCGGCGCGGTGGAAGACCGCGCCGTGGGCGCCGGCCTTGCGCAGATTCGCCTCGCGGAGGTCGGTCCCGGTGAAGTCGGCGTCACGCAGGTCGGTTTCGACCAGCTTCGCGGCCCGCAGATCGGCCAGAACGCAGCGGGCCCGGCGGAGAACCGCGGTGGTGAGGTCGGCGTGCCGCAGGTTGACCGAGACCAGCGAGGCCTGCGTCAGATTGGCGTGGTACAGGCTCGCCGCCTCCATGCACGCGCGGTCGAAGTTGACCTCGGGGAACCACAGTCCGTCGCAGTCGGCCCGGCGCAGATCGGTGCTGCTGAGATTGACCCAGGACTGCTCCCGGTCACGGCACAGCACCCCCAGCGCGGTCAACGCCACCTGGGCGTCGGCCGCACGGGTCTCCAGGGGCGCGATGTCGTTGATCGGCACGTCCGCCGCCGGTGACTCCGGCCCGGCGGGCGGCCAGGCCAGGTGCGTACGCAGATACGCGGCCTGGATGGAGATGATGGCCTCGCGGTCGCGGGCGGACTGCTCCGCGATCCGCCACAGCGCGTGCAGCCCGCCGATGCGCACATCCAGCTTGTCGCTGCCCAGTTGGTCGACGGCACGGCTGAACCGGTCGGTGACGTAGCCCTCCTGGGTGGCACGCAAACCGTCCTGGCTCACTCGCAGTTGCCGCCAGGTGGCGTACGCGCCGAAGAGCACCACCAGACCGCCGACCACCTGCAGAAGCGTCGTGCGGACATCGTTCACCGCCTTCAGCCGGTCCTGCGCGGCGACGCTCGCCCCGGAGAGATCGTGGTCGACCACGACACCCGGCAGCACGACGAACACCGCGCCCAGGACGGCCAGCCCCGCCCCGGCCAGCAGACTTGCGGCGATCCGCCGCCCGGCCGGCCCGCCGGGCCATGCCCGCCGCCGACGGTCCGGTTCCCCCATCCCCATGAGCATGAGAGCCTAGGCGCCGCCCAGAAGACGATCAACCGTGTACGGGCAGCCGCCCGCCGCCGGAAGAGTGGATCCATGCGCCGACTTCTCCTGCTCGCCCCGCTGTTGCTGTGCTGCGTCGGCTGCGGGGTGGTGCAGTCCTCCGAGGACGAGGCGACGGACGCCGCACGCGAGGTGGCCAGGAAGGCGGGCGAGCAGCTCTACGGCCAGCGTCCGCGCACGGCGGAGGAGGTCGGCCGCTCCGCTTCCCGCATCGACGGGGTGGAGGTGCTGCGGGTGACGGGCACCTCGACACACGACGGGGACGGCGTCGAGGTGATCGTCCGCACGTCCGGATCGGCGTACGACGGATGGCTCGACCCCGAGGAGATCGCGGTGCGGCGCTGTTTCGCGGTGCGGGTGTCGCCCCGGTCGGAATGGCGTGAGGAGCCTCGTGACGTGGACTGCCCGGACGGCCCTCCGCCGACTTTCGCCCCGCCACCCGAACCGCCCCGGCTGCCGTACGAGGAACTCCGCGCAAAACTCACCGGCGTTCCGGAGGACGGCCGGGTGGACGAGCCGGAGGTGCGGCGTGCCCTCGCCGCCCTTGACCTGGATCCGGCGGTCCGTACCGAGGTGAAGGCGGACGGTGGCCGGGTCGGCGTTCTCCTGTCGGTCAAGGGCAACGGCTTCGACCCGCAGGACTGCCTTCTCGCCCGCGTGAGCCCCGGCGCCACCGAGGTGTGGGTGCCGCCCCGGATCCAGCGGATGCCCGGAGAGGGCGGCTGCTCCGTCGGCAACGCCCTGGACCCGCAACCGGCGCCGCACTGACGGAACCTAGTCCGCCTTGCTGTCATCCGGTGACGATGCGGCGCCCCGCTTCGCTCACCCGAAAAGAAAGCACGGTGATCCTTCCGGGAATCGCGCCCATCGGCATTGCTCCGATCAATCCCGCACCCTTGGCGTCGGTTTCGTGAAGAGGCCATTACGCAGAAAAACCCTCATGGCCACAACGACGTGTCTCGCCTTCGGCCTCGCCGTTGTGCCCGCAACCGCCAATCCCTCGACGTCGTGGACCGCGAACCCCAACCCCGCCGCCATCAGCGGGGTGAACAGCGGTCCTACGAGCCTGACCGCGGGCGTCCCGCTGGTCTGCACGCAATCCTCCCTCCAGGGCTCGATGTTCAGCGCCGTCGGAAATCCGGCCACGGTGGCGACACTCGGCACACTGACCTTCGGCAGCACCACCTCGCCCTGTCAAAGCGTCCTCGGCGGCGCGACCTTCACGCCCACCGCCCCGTGGCGTTTCGTCGCGCAGGACCACAACCCGGCCACGGGCGTCACCACCGGCTACCTCGAAGGCGTCCAGCTGAGCGTCGCCGTGTCCTTCTGCCGCTTCACCACCGCCGGCAAGGCATCCGCCACCTACCGCAGCTCCACCGGCGTTTTCTCGGTCAACAGCGTCCCCGGCGAGCTGGCGGTGACCGGCGCCCTCGGCTGCGGAACGACGATCACCACCAGCACGCTGCCGGTCCTGAAGGGCAACTTCCTCATCAAGATCCTCGGCACCTCCACCGCCCCCACCCTCACCGGCTCCAACCCGTGAGCAGGCGAAGCGAGGTTTAGCGTGGACCCATGTCCGAACGCATGTACATACTCCACATCACCGAGCGCTCCTCCTGGGAGGCGGCCCGCGAGCACGGCGAGTACCGGATGTCCACCCGTGGCCGCACCCTCGCGCAGGAGGGCTTCATCCACTGTTCGACCCGTGCCCAGCTCCCCTCCGTGGCCGCCTTTCTGTATGGCTCCTACGAGGGCCCTGACGAGTTGGTCGTGCTCGTCATAGACCCCGGACGGCTCGACGTGCCGGTGAAGTACGAGGCTCCGAAGCCCGGCGCTGAGAAGTTCCCGCATGTGTACGGGCCGATTCCGGTGGACGCGGTGGTGCAGGTGGAGCCGTGGCGGTGAACGGCCGCAGGTGCCGCGCCCGGGGTCGGCCGACCGGCACGTGCAAGGGCGCGCAGGTCACCGTTGGCCGGTGAGCGCGACATCGAGGTTCGCGACGTACCGCGCTTCGGCCTCCTTGCGGACGTCCGCGAACCTACGGTCGACGTGCGCGTTCACCGGCCGCCGGACCGCCGTCAGCTGGTGCGGTTGTAGATCGCCGTTCCGGGACAGGCGGTGTAACCGAGACGCGTTGCGCAGCCGGAGTACTGGCTGGAGCCGTTCCACCATGCCCAGCCGCCGATGGTGCGGCCGTTCAGCCAGGTGTACTGGCCTACGTAGTTGGCGTCGTACGTGCGCAGGCTCCAGTGCACGTGGGCACCGGTCGCGGAACCACCGGCGCAGGTGTCGGTGCCGATGTTGCCGAGCAGGGCGCTGCTGGAGATCGCCGTCCCGTTGTAGTAGGTCGCATTCCACATGTGGTAGTAGTCCGTGGAGAAGCCGCCGGGGTGGATCACCCGGGTCCAGCCGCCGCCGGCGCCGCACATCGAGGTCGCCGTGCCCTCACGGGATGCGCGGACTCGCCCGCTGGCGTTGCCGCCGGCGAAGTCGAGGGCGCTCCAGTAGCCGGTCGCGCCGTCGTGCGCGTGCGGCCCACCGGTCAGGGTCATGTAGTAGTCCGGCATCCAAGGCAGCAGCAGCCCGTTGGTGTTGGCCAGCGCGCCGGTCGGCGACACCCGCGTCCCAGGCGTCGCCTTGTGCTCGGCGTATGCCGTCATGGTCTGCCGTTCCGCCTTGCCGACCAGCGGGGACCGGGCCACGTAGTCGGCGAACTCGCGGTCGCCTTCGAGGCCCGAGGTCCATCGCCCGTCCTTGCGGTGGGCGATGTAGAGCCAGCCCTCCGGCTCGCCGTGCCGCTTGCGCGACGCCTCGACGTAGGCCACGCCTCGGGCCCAGTCGCGCGAGACGGTGCGCACGTCGACGACCACCTCGCGGCCCTCGGCGGCGAGCTTCGTGACGGCGGCCTCGGGGGCGAGTCCCCTGGCGTCGTGGGACCGGGAGAGGACGTCCGCGGAGACGGCGTCCATCAGCGCCTTGCGGCCGGTGCCGAGACGGTCGGCGACGGTGTCCGACATCTTCACGGTGACACCGGCGGACGGAGACTTGGAGGCGGCCGAGGAGACCGTGGACGAGCCCTGGCCGATGGCCGGCGCCGAAGGCGCGGCGGCGAACAGCCCGGTGACGGCGAGTGCGGTGACGGCGATTCTCATGGAGAGTCTGGAGAACATGGGCGGTGTTCCTTTCGCGAGGAAGAAAGGCACGCACAGGCACCGGTCCAGATGCCGCAGGGGGTTCCACATGAGTGCGGTCGCCGTGTCCGGGATGTCCGGAGCAACGCAAAGCCTTCGGGCACGCCAAGAAGGGGCGCGTCCAGGTGAGTCGCGGGTGTTCCTGCCGTGGGCGAAGTGAACCGGAAAGCCGCCGTCGTCTTGCCGGCCGCCGATGGTGCGAGAACGAGTACTCGTCCTGACGCGGGTTGACGTGTACCTGTCCAAGTGTCATGTGACTCGTCAACGCGTGTCAACCAGCTCAGGATGTCGTCATTCGTCCGCCCAATGACGGTGGAGCGGACGCCACCGGGAAGCGTCCCGCTGCGGCATCGCCGCGGCGACCGGCCCCGTCCGCGACAAACCCGCCCCGGTTCTCACTCCGGAGCGGGCACGTCGTGGTGTCCTCGGGTCACTTCCGCCAGAACAGGTGGTGCGTCACACCGCTCGGGCTGGGCACGACGTCGAGGTGGAACCGGTCGAGCAGTTCGTCGGGGGAGTTCCAGAGCCGCAGTCCGGAGCCGAGCTTCACCGGTGAGACCGTCACGTGCATGGTGTCGACGAGGTCGGCGTCGAGGAACTGCCGGATGGTGGTGACCCCGCCGCCCAGGCGGACGTCCTTGCCCTGAGCCGCCTCCCGTGCCTGCTCAAGGATCGTGGCCGGATCGCCGGCGACGAAGTGGAACGTGGTGTCGGAGAGCGTGAACGAAGGGCGCTCATGGTGGGACATGACGAACACCGGTGTATGGAACGGAGGTTCGTCACCCCACCAGCCGCGCCACTCGTGGTTCTCCCAGGGCCCGCGCTGGGGCCCGAACTTGTTGCGTCCCATGATCTCGGCGCCGATGTTGTGCGTGTAGTCGCGGGTCAAGTAGTCGTCGAGGCCGCGGCTGCCTCCGGGGTCCGTACGCATGGGCCAGCTGGCGGTGGCGCCGGCCCAGGCGAACAGCCTCGCGGGATCGACGCCGCTACCGAAAGGATTCTCGAAGGTCTGGTCCTCGCCGGCACCGATGCCGTCGCTAGAGATGTTGAAGTTCTGGACTCGCAGTAGCTGAGTCACGTGATTCCTCCCGCGTGGACAATGACGGTGCTGAGACTCTCCCGGCCGGGAGAATTCATCGCTGTGTCCAGGATCCACCGATTACCGGAGTTGGTCGAAGAGGGCGAGGGCTTCGGCGGGGTCAGGGCTCACGAGGCGTTCCAGACCGGCGGTCGTGATCTTCGCCCACCTGCCGGCCCGTTCCCACATCCGTTCCTCGAAGGCGCGGACGGCCTCGTTCAGGTCCTCGGGGCCGGCGGCGATCGACTCGGCGAGTTCGGCGCCTTCCAGCATCGCGAGGTTCGCGCCCGCCCCCAGCGGGGGCATCAGGTGGGCGGCGTCGCCCAGTAGCGTCACCCCGGCGACATGGGTCCAGGTATGGGCAACGGGCATGACGTAGAGGGGGCGGTGGACGAAAACGGAGCCGTGACGCAGGAGGCCGAGGACGGGAGCGGCCCAGCCCTCGAACAGAGTCAGCAGACTCGATCGCACGGCCTCCGCGTCCGCCAGGTCCAGGTCCGAGTGCCAGTCCAGCGGCGCGCGGAACTGGGCGTACACCTTGACGTGGCCGCCGCTGTTGCGCTGCGCGACGAGGGCGCGGTTCACGCCGTACACGGCCATGGAACCGTCGCCGATCAGCCGGGCGAGGTCGGGGTGCCGGGTGTCGACGTCGTCCAGGGAGGTCTCGATCAGGGTGACGCCGGTGTACTGCGGCGTCACGGACGAGACTGCCGGGCGGACCCGGGACCAGGCGCCGTCCGCGCCGACCACCAGGTCGAACGTCTCCTGCCGCCCGTCCGTGAAGAGGATCAGTACACCGTCCCCTGACCCCGGCACCACCTGCGTCACACGCCGTCCCCACTGGACGTCGAGAGTGCCGAGCAGCAGGTCACGGAGTTGCCCGCGGTCGATCTCGGGATTGGCCCGGTCGCCTGGACGGGGCCGCCAGTCGCGCAGGACGGTCCCGGCGGTGTCCAGGATGCGCATCGCCTGCCCCTCGGGACGGGACAGCGCGTGGAACCCGGCCAGCAACCCCGCCTTGTCCAGAGCGAGCTGGCCCAGCCCTTCGTGCAGGTCCAGGGTGCCGCCCGGGGGCCGGGCGTCGGGGGAGGGGTCGCGTTCGAGGACAGTCACAGGGTGGCCGTGACGGTGCAGGACTCGGGCGAAGGCAAGGCCGGCAGGGCCGCTCCCGACTACAGCGATGCGATGTCTCATGGCGATACACTGTATTTTCTCGATACACTGCATCGCAACAGTACAATGTGGCCATGACTGTGTGGGACCGACCGGAGCAGCCGACTCGCCCCGTGCCCCTCGACCGGGAGCGGATCGTCGCCGCCGCCGTCGCGCTGGCCGACGAGGGCGGGCTCGAGGCGGT
The Streptomyces fungicidicus DNA segment above includes these coding regions:
- a CDS encoding pentapeptide repeat-containing protein, translating into MGEPDRRRRAWPGGPAGRRIAASLLAGAGLAVLGAVFVVLPGVVVDHDLSGASVAAQDRLKAVNDVRTTLLQVVGGLVVLFGAYATWRQLRVSQDGLRATQEGYVTDRFSRAVDQLGSDKLDVRIGGLHALWRIAEQSARDREAIISIQAAYLRTHLAWPPAGPESPAADVPINDIAPLETRAADAQVALTALGVLCRDREQSWVNLSSTDLRRADCDGLWFPEVNFDRACMEAASLYHANLTQASLVSVNLRHADLTTAVLRRARCVLADLRAAKLVETDLRDADFTGTDLREANLRKAGAHGAVFHRADLRMADLRGTDLSTADLVAARLTGALASERTRWPAGFDHAAAGVVDTEDPGPEPSPLLQPPAITWQAPPLRSAP
- a CDS encoding translation initiation factor IF-2 codes for the protein MRRLLLLAPLLLCCVGCGVVQSSEDEATDAAREVARKAGEQLYGQRPRTAEEVGRSASRIDGVEVLRVTGTSTHDGDGVEVIVRTSGSAYDGWLDPEEIAVRRCFAVRVSPRSEWREEPRDVDCPDGPPPTFAPPPEPPRLPYEELRAKLTGVPEDGRVDEPEVRRALAALDLDPAVRTEVKADGGRVGVLLSVKGNGFDPQDCLLARVSPGATEVWVPPRIQRMPGEGGCSVGNALDPQPAPH
- a CDS encoding DUF952 domain-containing protein, with product MSERMYILHITERSSWEAAREHGEYRMSTRGRTLAQEGFIHCSTRAQLPSVAAFLYGSYEGPDELVVLVIDPGRLDVPVKYEAPKPGAEKFPHVYGPIPVDAVVQVEPWR
- a CDS encoding dihydrofolate reductase family protein, producing MTQLLRVQNFNISSDGIGAGEDQTFENPFGSGVDPARLFAWAGATASWPMRTDPGGSRGLDDYLTRDYTHNIGAEIMGRNKFGPQRGPWENHEWRGWWGDEPPFHTPVFVMSHHERPSFTLSDTTFHFVAGDPATILEQAREAAQGKDVRLGGGVTTIRQFLDADLVDTMHVTVSPVKLGSGLRLWNSPDELLDRFHLDVVPSPSGVTHHLFWRK
- a CDS encoding M23 family metallopeptidase, with protein sequence MFSRLSMRIAVTALAVTGLFAAAPSAPAIGQGSSTVSSAASKSPSAGVTVKMSDTVADRLGTGRKALMDAVSADVLSRSHDARGLAPEAAVTKLAAEGREVVVDVRTVSRDWARGVAYVEASRKRHGEPEGWLYIAHRKDGRWTSGLEGDREFADYVARSPLVGKAERQTMTAYAEHKATPGTRVSPTGALANTNGLLLPWMPDYYMTLTGGPHAHDGATGYWSALDFAGGNASGRVRASREGTATSMCGAGGGWTRVIHPGGFSTDYYHMWNATYYNGTAISSSALLGNIGTDTCAGGSATGAHVHWSLRTYDANYVGQYTWLNGRTIGGWAWWNGSSQYSGCATRLGYTACPGTAIYNRTS
- a CDS encoding FAD-dependent oxidoreductase translates to MRHRIAVVGSGPAGLAFARVLHRHGHPVTVLERDPSPDARPPGGTLDLHEGLGQLALDKAGLLAGFHALSRPEGQAMRILDTAGTVLRDWRPRPGDRANPEIDRGQLRDLLLGTLDVQWGRRVTQVVPGSGDGVLILFTDGRQETFDLVVGADGAWSRVRPAVSSVTPQYTGVTLIETSLDDVDTRHPDLARLIGDGSMAVYGVNRALVAQRNSGGHVKVYAQFRAPLDWHSDLDLADAEAVRSSLLTLFEGWAAPVLGLLRHGSVFVHRPLYVMPVAHTWTHVAGVTLLGDAAHLMPPLGAGANLAMLEGAELAESIAAGPEDLNEAVRAFEERMWERAGRWAKITTAGLERLVSPDPAEALALFDQLR